One Cucurbita pepo subsp. pepo cultivar mu-cu-16 chromosome LG20, ASM280686v2, whole genome shotgun sequence genomic window carries:
- the LOC111783499 gene encoding palmitoyl-acyl carrier protein thioesterase, chloroplastic-like — MASIAASYLIPRTRRGLTWGRNSSVVIATAGGSRSSLRSVDLVNGKKVNGVHIPGEKKGSLFMEEPHVEGNKPLHDCLLGRFVEQNFVYGQTFIIRSYEIGPDKTATMETLMNLLQETALNHVTCSGLAGNDFGATREMSLRKLIWVVTRVHVQVQRYSCWGDVVEIDTWVDAAGKNGMRRDWIIRDYHTREIITRATSTWVIMNRETRRLSKIPDQVREELTPFYLNRIAIPTDKNDSDKIDKLTDETADRIRSGLAPRWNDMDANQHVNNVKYIGWILESVPINVLEDYDLTSMTLEYRRECRQSNLLESLTNTTTAAAAAAASAAIEEPPKNNLQYTHLLRMQPNKAEIVRARTQWNSKPKRY, encoded by the exons ATGGCCTCCATTGCAGCATCATATTTGATTCCAAGAACCCGCCGTGGTTTAACGTGGGGACGTAACTCCTCCGTCGTGATCGCCACCGCCGGTGGCAGCCGCAGCTCCCTACGTAGCGTAGACTTGGTAAATGGAAAGAAGGTAAATGGGGTCCACATCCCGGGCGAAAAAAAGGGATCTTTATTCATGGAAGAACCACACGTTGAAGGCAATAAGCCTCTCCATGATTGTCTTCTCGGAAGGTTCGTGGAACAAAACTTCGTTTATGGCCAAACCTTCATCATTAGGTCCTACGAAATCGGACCCGATAAAACCGCCACCATGGAAACCCTCATGAACCTTCTTCag GAAACGGCCCTGAATCATGTAACGTGTTCAGGGCTGGCCGGGAATGACTTCGGGGCCACACGGGAAATGAGCCTCCGgaaattgatttgggttgtgACACGGGTTCATGTCCAAGTTCAAAGATATAGCTGctg GGGAGATGTGGTTGAGATAGACACATGGGTTGATGCAGCCGGCAAAAATGGGATGCGGCGTGATTGGATCATAAGGGATTATCATACTCGAGAGATTATTACAAGAGCCACCAG TACATGGGTTATAATGAATAGAGAAACAAGAAGGTTGTCGAAAATACCCGACCAAGTACGAGAAGAGTTGACGCCGTTTTACCTTAATAGAATTGCCATCCCTACTGACAAAAACGACAGTGACAAGATTGACAAGCTTACTGATGAAACTGCCGACAGAATCCGGTCAGGCTTAGCT CCGAGATGGAACGACATGGATGCGAACCAGCACGTGAACAACGTTAAATACATAGGTTGGATTCTGGAG AGTGTACCAATAAACGTGCTGGAAGATTATGATTTAACGAGCATGACATTGGAGTATCGAAGAGAGTGCAGGCAGTCCAATCTGCTGGAGTCCTTGACAaacaccaccaccgccgccgccgccgccgccgccagtGCTGCAATAGAAGAGCCTCCCAAGAACAACCTCCAATACACCCACCTCCTTCGCATGCAACCCAACAAGGCTGAAATTGTAAGAGCTAGAACTCAGTGGAACTCCAAGCCCAAACGTTACTAA
- the LOC111783091 gene encoding heavy metal-associated isoprenylated plant protein 7-like gives MGEQAEKKKTMGESMAQGMEVQKPAPVDANVKEKEEESKPLEKSAPEKEDKKTEESKEGKEQQPTKEEVPPPPPPPPEIVLKVYMHCEGCARKVRRCLRGFEGVEDVITDCKTHKVVVKGDKADPLKVLNRIQRKSHRQVELLSPIPKPPSPEELKAAEEEEKEKPKPEEKKEEPPIVTVVLRVHMHCEACAQEIKKRILRMKGVDAVEPDLKGSQVSVTGAFDPPKLVEYVHKRTGKHAVIVKTDPEKKEKEGEAKEVKEEEKAGEESGKEKKGDGGGGGSGGSGNGDEKESSKEAEGGGGGGEGKTGVEVAAEEERKVVELKKSEYYTHYPQRYAMEMYAYPPQIFSDENPNACSVM, from the exons AGCCTGCGCCGGTGGATGCGAATGtcaaggagaaggaagaggagagTAAGCCATTGGAAAAGTCGGCGCCGGAGAAAGAGGataaaaaaacagaggaatccAAGGAGGGGAAGGAACAACAACCCACCAAGGAGGAAgttccaccgccgccgccgccgccgccggagATTGTGCTCAAGGTTTACATGCATTGCGAAGGGTGTGCCCGGAAAGTTCGCCGTTGCCTCAGAGGCTTTGAAG GGGTTGAAGATGTAATCACCGATTGCAAAACCCATAAAGTGGTTGTGAAAGGAGACAAAGCGGATCCGTTAAAGGTCTTGAACAGAATACAGAGGAAGAGCCATAGACAGGTAGAGCTTCTATCTCCGATCCCAAAGCCGCCGTCTCCGGAGGAGCTGaaggcggcggaggaggaggagaaagagaagccCAAAcctgaagagaagaaagaagag CCTCCGATCGTGACAGTGGTATTAAGAGTCCACATGCATTGCGAAGCTTGTGCCCAAGAAATCAAGAAGCGCATATTGAGAATGAAAG GGGTGGATGCAGTGGAGCCAGATCTGAAAGGGTCGCAAGTTTCAGTGACGGGCGCTTTCGACCCACCAAAGCTTGTGGAGTACGTGCACAAAAGAACTGGCAAACACGCTGTGATAGTGAAGACCGACCCAgaaaagaaggagaaagaaggtgAGGCGAAGGAAGtgaaagaggaggagaaggcaGGGGAAGAAAGCgggaaagagaagaagggtgatggcggtggcggtggcagTGGCGGCAGTGGTAACGGAGATGAGAAAGAGAGCAGCAAAGAAGCGGagggcggcggcggtggaggTGAGGGGAAAACAGGGGTGGAAGTGGCGGCGgaggaagaaaggaaagtGGTGGAATTGAAGAAGAGTGAATACTACACGCATTACCCACAAAGGTACGCCATGGAAATGTACGCATATCCTCCCCAGATTTTCAGTGATGAAAACCCAAATGCGTGCTCTGTTATGTGA